In Nocardioides jishulii, the DNA window GTCATAGCAAGGCGAAAACACGCTCTGACCAGCACGAATCGTGTTTCCTGGGCCGGACGGTTCCCGCGGAGGGACCACCGTTCCCGCCCCGAGGGGCAACATGCACAACCTGTGGATAAAGTTGTGGAACCAGTCCGTGAATCGTGGCGTCCACGCTTCGGCACCAGCTCAGTGGGGGGAAGAAGAAGTGGAGAACGATCCGGTGGATCTGAACACCGTCTGGACGAGCGTCGTCGACGCCCTCCAGCCCAACCAGCGGGCCTGGCTCCGGGCCAGCGAACCGGTCACCCTGCACGAGAACACCGCGATCATCGCGGTGGCCAACGACTTCACCCGTGGACAGCTCGAGGGACGTCTGCGCGCCCAGCTCGAAGAGACGCTGACCGAGCGCTTCGGGCGTGAGATCCGCATCGCCGTGACGGTCAACCCGGCGCTCGAGAAGGAGTCGGCCCCCCTGCCGACCATCGAGGAGTCGACGCACTTCACCGACGCCGCCCCGGAGACGTTCGCCAGTCCCCGCGCTCCTGAGCCGTCGACCGGTGACCCGGTGTGGATGCCGTCGCACAACGTCGTCTCGCTGCCGCAGCCACCGGCGTACGAGGAGCGTGAGCGCTACGCGGCTCCCGGCATGAACTCCTCGCTGGAGACGCGACTCAACCCCAAGTACACGTTCGAGACCTTCGTCATCGGGTCCTCGAACCGCTTCCCCCACGCGGCAGCGGTGGCCGTCGCCGAGGCGCCGGGCAAGGCGTACAACCCCTTGCTCGTCTACGGCGAGTCCGGTCTGGGCAAGACGCACCTGCTCCACGCGATCGGGCACTACGTGCGGTCGCTCTACTCCGGCGCGAAGGTGCGGTACGTCTCCTCGGAGGAGTTCACGAACGAGTTCATCAACGCGATCCGTGATGACCGCCAGGACCGCTTCAAGCGGAAGTACCGCGACGTCGACGTGCTGCTGATCGACGACATCCAGTTCCTCGAGGGCAAGACCCAGACGCAGGAAGAGTTCTTCCACACCTTCAACACGCTCCACAACGCCAACAAGCAGATCGTGCTGACGTCCGACCGTCCGCCCAAGCTGCTCGAAGCGCTCGAGGACCGACTGCGCAACCGCTTCGAGTGGGGGCTCATCACCGACGTCCAGGCACCCGACCTCGAGACCCGCATCGCGATCCTGCGCAAGAAGGCAGCGATGGACCGACTCACCGCTCCGCCGGACGTGCTCGAGTTCATCGCCTCGAAGATCCAGACCAACATCCGTGAGCTCGAGGGTGCGCTGATCCGCGTCACGGCGTTCGCCAACCTCAACCGCCAGGAGGTCGACATGACCCTGGCCGAGATCGTGCT includes these proteins:
- the dnaA gene encoding chromosomal replication initiator protein DnaA is translated as MWIKLWNQSVNRGVHASAPAQWGEEEVENDPVDLNTVWTSVVDALQPNQRAWLRASEPVTLHENTAIIAVANDFTRGQLEGRLRAQLEETLTERFGREIRIAVTVNPALEKESAPLPTIEESTHFTDAAPETFASPRAPEPSTGDPVWMPSHNVVSLPQPPAYEERERYAAPGMNSSLETRLNPKYTFETFVIGSSNRFPHAAAVAVAEAPGKAYNPLLVYGESGLGKTHLLHAIGHYVRSLYSGAKVRYVSSEEFTNEFINAIRDDRQDRFKRKYRDVDVLLIDDIQFLEGKTQTQEEFFHTFNTLHNANKQIVLTSDRPPKLLEALEDRLRNRFEWGLITDVQAPDLETRIAILRKKAAMDRLTAPPDVLEFIASKIQTNIRELEGALIRVTAFANLNRQEVDMTLAEIVLKDLIPEGGEPEITSPLIIAQTAAYFGVSIDDLCGPSRGRHLVMARQISMYLCRELTSMSLPQIGKEFGRDHTTVMYADRKINQLLAERRAVFNQVSELTNRIKMQARSS